The genome window ACTTGGTATCGTCTTTTTTGCCTACCAATCAGTTGAAGCTTTGCTTCGTCGTCACCTGACATCGGCAGTTTTTACCGCTCTAGTAGCCTTAATGATTGCGAATCATTTTTATAAAATTTTTCCTATTCCAAACCAGTCCTTGTTTTGGGCTAGCATCTTAGCAGTGCTAGGTGTCGGCTATCTCACTCACTCAAGTAAGTTTTGGTATGGCAAAAAATGGTGGTACAGTGGTGAGCGAACAGTCATCACGGATAAGGAAGTCGCTTTTGGTAGTGGAACCTTCTATAAGCAGGATCAAGATCTTGTAGCCGACCAAGTGGAAGTCGCTTTTGGTGACGCAAAAATCTACTATGATAACGCAGAGATGTTAGGTGATTTTGCCACTCTGAATATCGAAGTGGCTTTTGGTAATGCAACTGTCTATGTTCCACAACACTGGCGTGTAGACTTGAAAGTAGAAACATCCTTTGGTGCAGCCAAGGCGGACGCTCCTGTAGCGCCG of Streptococcus oralis contains these proteins:
- a CDS encoding LiaF transmembrane domain-containing protein — encoded protein: MKKKAFGIVLLVLAAWILLQGNFGIPSLDGKIWPLLGIVFFAYQSVEALLRRHLTSAVFTALVALMIANHFYKIFPIPNQSLFWASILAVLGVGYLTHSSKFWYGKKWWYSGERTVITDKEVAFGSGTFYKQDQDLVADQVEVAFGDAKIYYDNAEMLGDFATLNIEVAFGNATVYVPQHWRVDLKVETSFGAAKADAPVAPTNKTLIIRGEVAFGKLGVVYVK